GTGTGcaaccaaaatattaaaatatttataggcAATCAACAGTTTGTTAGCAACAGCAATTCTGTACATTTTTACACCATTATCAAATACAGAGAGCTACAAAGAAAGATCATGCATTACCACTAATATCTTATACAAGTATGGATTTTCTTTTAATTCCAGAAGTCTGAAATGGTTTTGAGATAGAAGCAGTTATGAACTAGAAGCCAAGTAACTACTTTGGACTTTTGTATGTAGTTTCATGGATTTTGTACAATCAAAAGCAACTTCTCAAAAGGCTAATAGTTATGAGCTCAGTTTAATGTGTTAAATGACTACTGCACAAAAATGAGTGTCAATGTACATGACTGAAACATTAAATGGTTCACTGTTTCAAATAGGCAGACTAGATCAACTTAATGACATTTCTATTACCATTAAACCATTCTCTGTCATAGTACATTAGACCTTCTTTTCAAAGCACCTGACTTCAGCTCTCTAGATGTTTTAGTTAGTAAGTCTCTCCAATTTTGTAAGCCCTTCAGTCAGGACAAAAGCTAGGCAATGTTGGTGGTATTTAGATCAGAAGAATTAAAATGGGTTTAAAATCTCATGAATTGTTGAGATTTTGGCCCTCAAATACCTGAAGTCTCATGAGATCAACTGTTCATGATGATTCCACCATTTTGTGGTGCATCTGAACTATAAATAAAAGACCTGCCTGCTCTTCCCGTTTTAGAAGTGACCTGGAACTAGAACCATAGGGCTAGTGCTAATCTAGCGATTTAAAAAACACCCCACCTCAAAGTTCAGGCGGCTTCTGTTTTGTGGCTCATGTTCAGGGCCATCTCTAATCAGTAGTACTTATGGCCTCTTCAAAGAGCAGTTTACATGAGGTGAAACCTCTAAAACATTACTATCCATGGTTTAAATGCATTTATATATGGCACAAAGATCTCATTTTTCAAAAAGGATCACTTGTGGCACCAATATTTTCCTAAAAAAGTGTAACAGCACGCAAAAGTTTAATTTATAGCAGCATTGTACACAATTTGTGCTAAAAAAGTAGAAGTTGTGTATTGagtaacaaaatgtttaaattacatttacttttcattttacaCTCACTATTTACCAGTTGGACTATTTACAAAGGGTTCAAATGCTATGTAAAAGAACGAGTTTACCCAAAACAGCCTTCACAAGACACGTTTACCACAACCTCAGTTTTGGCTTGCTGCCCAGAAAGAGGTGGTGATGGAATTAATATTTAGATCCTACAAATTCCAAAAGTTAAGTATCTGCATGAGCTAGATGGCATTCTTTGCAGAAAACTGTCATAATGGCACAGTGGCAAGAACATGTTTGGGACCCATGTTCAGTTTCCATCCTTTTTTGGTTGACAGGTACAGGGGGGAAAATGGTAATTATGACAGGATGCTGTCCCAAGTTTATTCCAGCTAAGTTGTAGCATTTGCTCTACTTTCACTTCAGAGAGCAAAAACAGTTATTTTGAATgatcaaaaatatttctgaatattACAACTTTAATTGGGATATCCAGCACAGTCATTAATAAGGTAACAAAAATTTTGGTACATCTGAAACGTTAACACCAGCCCTTTCTGCTCCTAGTCCAAAGTGCCATTTCCTCTTGATCACTAGTTTGCTAACAGACTTAGACCTAGCCATGTTGTTCCCTTATAGGTATAATTTTCTTCCAAACCCTGTACTTTAGTCTTATATGCCACAGAAGCTACAAGAGACACAAAACTGGAAGAAACTGATGCTATTTCTTTACTAATTGAACAATCCTAGAAAACTATGGGATCGCATCAGCAGCAAAATGAATGCTAGGATATCAGAGGAAGGCAACACTTAATCattggaggaggggaagggagatcaGCAGCATGTTTTCAGTTTTCATGTACCTCTTTCTACAATTATGAATTTCTTGCGTATTTGGCCAAGTACTACAAAAAAAGTCTTAGAACAGCTTTCGGAATTGTAGCAACAGAGCATCAACGGTTGAGCCTCTTTTCCGAATCTTTGCTCAAACTGACTACATTTTGTATGTTAAGTTTCCATAGGTCCAGGTAACGGGGGAAAACATTGCTTGATGACTGAATCCTTTTCTGTGATTGGCTGGATGTATTTAGTGCTTTATTGTAGTCATGCTTATGTAATCTAAGCTGAATAGCATGCTCAGTTTCCCAGATAGTGGTAGTATTTTAGAGGTCATCTAGCACTTTAATTGTACACTTTGAGTGGAAGTTTAAGAGAAATGTCACTGCCATTTGTTCAAGAATTTTCctactaaactttttttttaattttttttttttttaagactaccTGACTAAAAACATTTAAACCAAAATCTGGAATAAGTTCCACTTAACCCAGATGTTCACTATTTTAGCAGATGTGTAAATTTATATAttgatagtttttaaaaaatggccagTTAAGGCATCTTAAAAAGATCCATATATGGCTTTAGTTTGCTGAAATACTATTTTACATTGCTAAAAGGGAAAAAGTCGGTGTCAATGTTATGATGTATTCACACATTTTGCTGAGGACTGACAGTCAAAGGTGTCTGCATGTGAACACAGacattcccccacctcccaccttGTGATGGCGCATGAGTAAAAAGGTAATCCAAATTTTTATCTCACAGTAGAGGGCAACCCAGAAGTCTGTGCAGAAGTGACATATAAGGAGTTGTTATCAGGAAGACTGGGGACCACAGAATTCCCATTGGTTGGGGAGCAGCCCAGTTTCAGTTTTTCCAGGTATTCCGCATGAACAGGCTTATGACACTGGAGAACCTTGATAGCATCTTCTACTTTAAACCATTCTCTTTTCCTTCCTGAAGGAGTAATTTACAATCAAAGAAAAATATGTTACAAACAAGTTTCAATAGCAGTTCAGCTACAACAGCCAGTTCCAAAAACTCCAGGTCCAAAAACTTAAAAGTGCAAAGCAAAAATACGAACTGAATTAAGATCATGCATCCTCCCCACAAGTGTAAGTGGGGGTAGCATGTAACACAGGAGTAACAGCTGAGCAGAGGAAAGGTGGTCTTTGTGCCTCCCCCTCTTTAGGGTATAGAGTTCTAAAAGGTTTGTTTTCCCTTGTTTCTTTACATTGGAAATCCAGGGTGTCTGTGCTCTGCTAGACTGACAACTGGAGAATGGGAAAGTGACATCAAGAGAAAGTTGGACAACAAAGATTTAGTCAAATTTATCTTGTTCATTGAAACTAAACAGATGCTAACAAAACGTTTTAGACACAGGGTCTCTTTTGTAGAGGACCTATACCTACTCTATCCAGTAGATCAGTTTATGCAGAATCCATGCTCTTTAAAACAAAGACATCTAGTCCTAATGGCTGGGAACAGGAACAGATTCATGGTTGGCTTCTTTATGGCATAGGGCATGTATACACAAACTCCTCCTGAATAACTGTGTGTGAACACTTATGAAAGCAGTGCCTTTTTCCAAAGTAGCATAATCCACTTTAAGTGTTCATGCCtgaagttattctggaatagctatttcaCTTTAAACATACCAGAGGGaacattattcattattattattattattattattatgcattaTTAATCTGCCTTCTTCAAGATGATAGAGGGGTAGTAAGTTTAACATCGGACATTTGTCAGACGATCGATTAGTAGCAGAACTCCAGGCATTGGTAATTGATAAGGAAAAACAGGCAACTCCTGAGGAATACCTCCAGCCAATGAGAACAGAGCAACCTGGAAGTTTCCCAAAGCAACCCCTTTAAGTTGCTAAAATGCTCTTAAACCTCATGTCTCAGCTGATCAGACTAATTGAAGCCATCTAAAGCACAGCTGTTAAGAAGTGTGTCCTTTAacgaatattttaaaaatatgtgaatTAGTTAAGTATAAGttattccattttgtttttcaaatatattgacaaaAATTGTCAGTATTTCTTTACCATTCGTATTTGAAGATATGTTTGTATACCAGACTCGAACCACAAGCCCAATCCTCTTCCACTAAAACTGCAAAAATGTTGCTACTGTATCCTGAAATCAATGTGTTCCTTCCTGGTTCATGAAGGGTATCCCAAAATGAAAAACTCTAGTATTCATTTTAACCTATACAATCTTATTTGATACCACAAAACACATGATTTTGACACCTTTAATGATCCAGAAAGTACCATAACGCACTAAAGcggaggttcccaaacttttgtGTACCCTATTCCAGATCTACTAGCTGCCTGCATACCCCTATCCCACTGTCTTAAGccatctgtccatatttcactgttaCGTACAGATATAGTTATAGTGTGATGTACAGTACTGAAAAAACCCTTTAAATTCTGAGCTCAGTACACTGGACAGTTGTTGGGCAACTGAACCCGCACTGTATAGTGATTGGAGGTGAGGTCTCTGTACGTCAGCATCTGTGTATCATTGGTATATCTTGAAGTAAATTAAACTAccatattttatataacaaatgtTCAGCGTTTTAAAGCTTCATTTGAGTAGCCTActatgaaaatgcaataaataaaatccaccattGCACAATTTCTCCCACATACCCCCCAGAGATGACTTCCATATCCCTGGGGGTACAGTTATCACAGTTTGGGGACCCTTGCactaaggtgttttttttttaaaggagttatTTCTGCACTGAAAACATGAAAAATCTGTTAattccattttcattttctgtacAACTTGCATTACATATATTGCGCTGctattgtaatttttaaaacattcttttaaaCGGACACAGTCATGACTGACATACCacttgatgggggaaaaaaacaaaaacacaaactataATTTATAGTATTCTGTTAAAGTATTAAAATTCCAGTTCCTGAAATGGGAAAGCCATCAACCAACCAAGGATACTGTTTTGGTGCAGATTCCTTTGTGATCCATCAGATAACTGACCAACATACTGCTCAATGAGTGCAACATGTTAATATTTAGGTAAAGCCATATGGAAGGCAGACTAAATAGTTAGGGATCTCCGTAACTGATTAACTTTAGCAAAAGGGTAGAGTCATGTGATACATTCCAAAAAAATGCTGTTTAACTAGACTgactacatcagtggttctcaatctgcgGCCCACGGGCCGCCTACTgtccaatcagcacagagctgcagcccataTGATggcctcagggccatacaggtagtatacaTTGTGTGAATTCAGCCCACATAATACAGGGaactgcatatgcagcccacaatggtaaatgggttgagaaccactggactagatacTCTATGCCTCTAAACTTAACAGGCTTTAGCCAGTAAACATAACTTGTGTCTAAGGTTAAAATTTTCTCACggtttttttagtaaaagtcacagacaggttgtaggcaaacaaaaattcacagaagcctgcgacctgtccgtgacttttactaaaaataattggGGGGAGAGGTGTGTGAGACCAGAGCCCAAGCAGGGGGAAGAGAGCCCAGGCCCCACTGTGGGAGGGGGAGCCAGTGGCTCCAAGTACCCCACTGCTGGCTGAGAGCTCTGGCCCTGCCGCCCTGAGCCTGAAGTGGAAAATGTCAGAGGTCTCAAAGTTACGGAACCTGTGACTTCCATGATCTAATCTTATCCTTACCTATGACTAATACTGGCATTGCTCAAGAGCTAGGGAAGTGATGAAGTATAAGTTTGACTAAAAGCTAGTCAAAGTTTTTCATTAAAGTTTGATAATGgccttttcattgttttcttaTGGAAATCAATACAtctttctttctgttctctggaaagaaattgaaaatttttcaacaaaaagcaaaaatctGCTACAAATAGTTTTCCATAAAACACACCCATTTTCTGAACACTTGCAATTAAGACTAGACTAATTATGACTAGACAACTAGGAGTTCCAATTAGGTCTAAAAAAGTTGCTGTTTTCCCCATCTTATTGCTTTACAAGGCCTACTTCCTAGATTGTGTTACTTCTACATTATATTTGAAGGTTAAGTTTTGTACAGCTGAGGAAAAACCATTTACAATCATTTCAGTTTTGCCACAGATTAGGGTTCTCTCCAGATTTAGAAAAGAATCCATTGTTGTAGGTtctagaaaataaaatacatttaaagttAGCACATAGCAAGGATAAAAACAAAACTTGCCTATATTAACTGAATCCTCCCAGTCTTCCAATATTTCAGTCACCGTAAGAACATAAACGTAAGTTCTATGCTTCCGGTCTTGGTTCTGCTTGAATGTTAGAAATACACATTTCAATTCACAGTAATTtagaagttatttttaaaaagacatacactttttaaaattcatgttCTTAAATTTACCTTAGATTAAAGTGTGCAATGTATCTGCTAGACAACAAAACCAACTCTTATTTACTATATTTGATATGGTTATAAAATCCTTCATAAGTCTTACTATTGCAGTAAGAAACACAAGAGTATTTAAACTTCTATTTTCCCATCAAACAGGAAAGCCACCCCTAGTATTGAATAGAATCAAAATTGAAAGCATAGTGGATGCTATGGTGTGAAAACTGGATGATATTCATTTAGTTAACTCTCAAACATCTACACCTAGGAGAGAGTCCAcgaaggaccatcatgatcatctagtctgaccacacGCATAATGGAGActatagaatttcactcagcatAGGTGAAATTGACAAGGGTAAGTATCCTAGATTCATGAGCAAGACTGGGTACTCTAATAATTAATACTGTATCTAGATCTGCCAATAGCAGGGTATGACTTAAtgctccctctaattttttccacccGTGTGGAATAATTTTTATGTACACCAAGATAATGTGCAGATGTGTGctaccagtagaaacaaaaaacctagattaatttttttttaagttatcatagggataattactccagccagcaCAGGTTaagcattttagaactcactaaaaattaaatttaagtgtaagaaaTAAAAGCTATgaaaatgcatagaccagtcaaaacactaaaataacacactttgaaagaataaaattacagagaatatatgtgcattgcaggaagtaccaagtagtaacaacaacaataccaCAAGTATGTACTGGGAGGTGAATGTGACACAGACTgggtgtgctggctgctggggaagtttgaGACACTGTGTGCTGTCTCCTTAAGGCACTCACTGGAGGCTCTCCTGCTCCTATCCTGAgccatgtcccccctcccctgctctgcagagatggggtatggggtggggacagggggaaTACCCTGCCATCAGCACCCCctttccccactccacccctccctgcacagccagcaggagggtcccaggagcagctgcaagagcaatgtgtctgcaaagcagctggggggaggagcacCTGAACACACAGCTACCGGATGTGCACAGCTCTGCTAATCAAGTGCGCAGCACTTGAATCACTCCTGGGCGGCCGCCCAactgcacagcttagagggaacacaggtGACTTACTATATAACAGAATGCTGCGTTCACCCTGGAGGTCTGACTGGTTAGCAGACCCCCCACTAACCTATTAGAAGGGTGACTAGGGAAGAAGGAAAGAGGCTCTAACACCTTACAATTATGGGTAACTCATGGACGATATCAAAGTAAGTACTGTTAACGGCTGCTCTTTGGGGAGCTCCAAAGCCAGTTTTGACAAGGGAGAACAGAGAAACAGATTGAGCATCAGAGACAGGAGGGTTTGTCGGGGAATTTTTAAGTTGGCGACTGGAACAAAACTGAACCATCTAACTTGGTATGTAGTGACATATGAGACTTCTAACTTATCTACACTGGATGTTACTGTGTGGCAAGCAGAGGTGTGCATCTACAGTGTATTAGATTGCCATGCAGTACTGTctcgtgtagacatgccctaactgTGCACATGTAGGCTGTTTTAAATAGTTTGTTATTTAGTAATTAGAACAAAACATTATTCTAAGAAGGTTGTTGGTCAACATCACAGTCAAATTCCTAAAACCCTGTTAGAGCTGCAGGCTAATAAGCAAGTAGTGTACCCAGATCCCAGTCTAAGGGTATAAGAATTGAGAAATTCCACACAGGGGCAGATAAGGACAAGAGACCAAACACCTAAAGTGGGTAAACTCAgactaaaaagggggaaaaaaggtgtaGTTAGCCATGTAACCGCAACAGTGGTAGAGGGAACTTCTGCAATTCAGTCAACTTAGTCCTCACAGTGTAGGCATCTTTATTGCTTTACCACTGGAGTCCAGCATGCCTGCCCAAAAACAACCTAACAAACCATTCAAATATGTAGCTTAACTCCTAGCTTTAAACCTTCTCCTAAAAGAGGTTGTACTTAGTGGCTAGTTCCTTACCTTCTAGCTTTGCTTTAGAGATGAGGCATCACAAACTGCCtttgatttaaaaagttaactatATTAGCTGGTAAGGAGCTCCATCCAATGTGCCCTAAAACTGAAGTCAGTTACCTAGGGGGAGTGAAGCTGTTTAAGGTGTGGCCAGGCCTCCAGCTGAAGAGCCAAATAAGGGATGAGTAACTAGACAGACATGGTACAGCTGTGTTACCTAGATCTGCATGCTAAACTGGTACCGCTGCGATCGATGCAGAAGCACTGATTTAGCAGGTTTCGTGAAGATGTGATAAGTtcatggcagagtgctctcctgttgacttaagtGCTCCACCTCCTTGAgcatctcctgccgacatagcgcagTGCAGACACCGCACTAGGTCGATGTAAGCTACATTGCTTGGGGGGTGATTTTTTCatatccctgagcgacataacttacatcaacttaagcggcAGTGGAGCCAGGCCTAGGAGTCCTATAGTGTTAGATGCAGCCTAAAAGAAATGCAAGGGCTACACTATGAAACAATCTGAGCAATAAAGTGGAAGCAACCAAAGAATAgaggtaccaaaaaaaaaaaaatcttgggtgTTCTCCATTGAGGGGGGATCCACAGGAATAGGCTGCCTGCAATTAGGCTAATCCAAATCTGACCACCTTTAGGGCATGCCACAAATCCTATCAGAGTAAGATTTTGTACCGAAATGATAGTTTGTGTATATAACCTATACAAGTTTAGGAAGAAAACTGCACAGAAGCTTTCAAAAAGTCTACCTATTAGGGATCTCATGCATATCTAGTTTACCTCTGAAATATTTGGATACTATGGTGACACTCGCATGAACAGTGGCTGAACTTGGAGAAAATATTCACCAATGAGGCTGATCTCCAACATTATTGGTTTCTGGAAACCTACAGCTAAAGTAGATATGGCAGATGCAGTAATCTCACTGCCTCACTCTACGTGACTTGGGCATCAATCCATCAGTTCCACAGTATCCTCCTCAAGGGGTAAGAGTATTATACTGTTAAAGATGTtcgagaaacaaggtgggtgaggtaatagtttttactggaccaacttctgttggtgtcaTTTGACATGGAATGTGGAAGAGGTATTTTAAATATGGGAGACAGATTTTTGCTATTTCTAAAGATGGAGGTGTATCCCTGGGCCATTTATGTTTTAGCTGATTCAAAGTTTGTTGTTCAGCCTGTGAGTAGgataaaatgccttttttttttttaagtctgttcACTGGCAGATTGCTGCTGTAGATAAACTCCACCTAATATTTGATTCAGAACTTTTGTAATCTGAGTGTCTCTCCTTGATGTATTTCATACCaccaaataaaaaaatagtatgtCTCTACTAGGACTGCCATTTACGATCCAAAGGAGGAAGAAAATTTCAAGCCATCTGGGTTTTCAAAGTGGAAAGAAAAAATTAGGAATGCGAGTACTCAGACATCATTTAGCCACGGAAGCCATATTTTATCTCAGATGGTATATGAAGCCGTATCTTTTAACTCATGTCTTAAAACTAAATATCTGACAATCAAgtgaatttgttttaattttatttctagtTTTTAATCTGTTGATGATTCATAACAGTTCAACATAAAGTCTGACAGTCACATGactggaaattttgaaacaggGTATCATCAGCCTATGGGACTGACTGCTGCACAGTATGGAAAACAGACAAGAGCCGGATTAAAATAAAAGCACTTGTAGTTTAACTGGGCTAAGAGTTACTCTGAACATCAGTACTATACATCCAAGCTTACTATCAGCTCTCTCAAGGAATTTCTGCTCTGCATGGTATAGCATATCGAAGTATGCAGGTATATTATCTTTGTCTGCCTCTGAGGCAGCTACAGGTTTCTAAACACTTGTTAGGACTCCAGTTCAGACACTTGTGCAACAGTTGACATAACCATCTAAAATAGAGCTACATTCACTGCACTTCCTGGTGTGTTATGTCATCAGCTAAGCTACTATCTGAGAATCAgaccctgagagacatagtttGGGGAGATAAATAAGGTGGAAATTGAGAACTATTTTCAGGGTCTATGTAAAATAAGATTTGTAATTTTTAATCTATTCTTTAACAATCTGTAATCCTAaacattaattttctttaaaGCAGCAATGCTATACTGAGACTATCTTTTTACTTACTCCAATTTAGTTTAAGATCACACCACTTATTTTTCATACTGGCAATGAGTTCAAGTGTATGTGTTAGATTTCAGCCATGAAATAATGGTAAAATTATCACTTTAGAACCTTTTGTAGTAGACGTAACTCACCTCTACCTTTCCTTATAACTTAATTTCCTGTGCCAGACAGGATCTGTTAGCTTATACGTAACACCTTCTCCTAATAAAACGGTTTTCATACAGTGGCCAGTCAATGCAATGTGTTCAACATGCCTTTTTCAGTAAACACCTTTATTTTGTATAGCATTCCTTTTCCCGGACAGCCTGGCATCATTTAATAGATCCCACCACACACTTAAGTGGTGCTTCAGGTGCATATTGTATTATGTATTAAATTGGACCATATAAACTATTTTAGTTATTTTGGCATTGTTAATATAAGCTATTTatttacagtacctggaaaggcTTTTATATGGGAGATATAATTAACACATCTACCTCAAGGTTTGCTTTGATTGTGGAGCAGGGGAAGACTCCACTTGTCTCTGAAACTATTGATGTGGTAATCTTTTCAAGGAATAAAGAACATAATGTCTGGCCTGCTACTGTTGCAATCAACATTTAAAATAACACTAGAAAAAATTAGAGGTTTTATTCCCCAATTCTTTGTGAGCATTTGACATTACTTTGTATCAGTTCCCACATTTGTGTGGGTCTGTCACAAAGCATCaggggaaacatttaaaaaaaaatata
The nucleotide sequence above comes from Caretta caretta isolate rCarCar2 chromosome 1, rCarCar1.hap1, whole genome shotgun sequence. Encoded proteins:
- the NUDT4 gene encoding diphosphoinositol polyphosphate phosphohydrolase 2 isoform X3, which gives rise to MMKLKPNQTRTYDREGFKKRAACLCFRSEREDEVLLVSSSRYPDQWIVPGGGMEPEEEPGGAAVREVYEEQNQDRKHRTYVYVLTVTEILEDWEDSVNIGRKREWFKVEDAIKVLQCHKPVHAEYLEKLKLGCSPTNGNSVVPSLPDNNSLYVTSAQTSGLPSTVR
- the NUDT4 gene encoding diphosphoinositol polyphosphate phosphohydrolase 2 isoform X1, giving the protein MMKLKPNQTRTYDREGFKKRAACLCFRSEREDEVLLVSSSRYPDQWIVPGGGMEPEEEPGGAAVREVYEEAGVKGKLGRLLGIFEQNQDRKHRTYVYVLTVTEILEDWEDSVNIGRKREWFKVEDAIKVLQCHKPVHAEYLEKLKLGCSPTNGNSVVPSLPDNNSLYVTSAQTSGLPSTVR
- the NUDT4 gene encoding diphosphoinositol polyphosphate phosphohydrolase 2 isoform X2 → MMKLKPNQTRTYDREGFKKRAACLCFRSEREDEVLLVSSSRYPDQWIVPGGGMEPEEEPGGAAVREVYEEAGVKGKLGRLLGIFENQDRKHRTYVYVLTVTEILEDWEDSVNIGRKREWFKVEDAIKVLQCHKPVHAEYLEKLKLGCSPTNGNSVVPSLPDNNSLYVTSAQTSGLPSTVR